In Sesamum indicum cultivar Zhongzhi No. 13 linkage group LG1, S_indicum_v1.0, whole genome shotgun sequence, the sequence acactaattatttaatatgaaggTTGGTGATTGCCAAAATATGTAGATTAGTAATAACAAGAGCACTagctatacatatatattttggaacTATTCAAAATAGTTGGAATGAAATTTAGAGGCAGGGTATGCGCATAACACAAGTCCATTAACACAAACAAGCCGACATCAAGGCCCAAAAATGACGGCCTATCTTCCTACTCAGAATGTTTTAGGGCCCATCACATCTTTCAGCAGCAGTTCAAAAAAGTCAGCAGCACTAATTCATCACTTTGACCCTCCCCCTTCAAatgcatattatattttaaatgtgGGCCCGGCCTCACTTGTCTTGTGCTTCTACTTCTCAGTTCTCACTCATATTACCGgctcatttttatctttttcacagGGAGGGGGAGGGGACCCCACCTTCCCTCACTTGCATGACATGACAGAGAGCATTTGTTTTCATGTTCTCCACTCCACCTAAACTCCCATGCACATTAGCCTGcacatcatttttaataatttcaccaataaTCTTACGACACGCACGTCAAATACTCCCCACTgcgtttataatttttgaaataagataAGGAATAGCACAGCCACGTCACCGATCCATGTGAAACTTCCTCGCAGCATGATCAACCGTCGGATCAGACCGAAAAGAAGAACCCCCAGCCGCAGATGAACACTCAATCccctctcttctttttcttttttgtttatttaattaacttttttttccatttctcgATCCAGCTCCGATCTGTTGAAGTTGAACCCTTTTATATCCCTTCCCTTCTCCCAATTTTGTCCATCCAATCCAATTCTCCTCCGCCCCTACTACTTGAACTGTTGTTTTTGGAATGGCGAGTGAAGAAGTGCAAGGCAATAATATTCATAATCAGGCTCAACCTCCGGCGCCGGCGCCATCTGTGCCTCCCGGCACTTTGCCTCAGTATCCAGAGGTACACACAAATTTTTCCTATCTTCCTGCTCTTCctttcaattattattgtttccTGTGTTGTTTCTTATAGTTTCCAGTATCAGCCCAATAGCTGGCGTTTTGTCTGGAAacaattttctccttttttaaaaaattcccAAACAACTCACAATTCTCTTCAAAATTATGTGTAATATTCTACAGATGATTTTAGCAGCAATTGAAGCATTGAACGAGGACAACGGCTCAAATAAATCTTCAATATCAAAACACATCGAAGCCACCTACGGAAATCTCCCTCCCGCTCACTCCACACTCCTCACTCACCAcctcaacaaaatgaaatCTGCAGGCCAGCTCCTTTTCGTCAAGAACAACTACCTCAAACCCGATCCAAACGCCCCCCCACGTCGCGGACGCGGACGCCCACCCAAGCCCAAAACCCCACTTCCACCTGGTGCCGTTCCGCCGCCCCCACGTCCCCGCGGCCGGCCTCCCAAATCCCGCGATCCAACGGCTCCTTCTCTGCCGCCTAAACCCAAGGCCACCACTACCACTGCAACGGTTTCTGGGAAAAAACGTGGGCGGCCGCCGAAGGGTGCTACGGCAGGTGCAGGTGCGGGTGCGGCTCCACCTCCGACTACCGCCTCCGGAGGGGCGCCCCGCGGGCGTGGCCGGCCTCCTAAAGTGAAGCCTGCGGTGGCTGCGCCGGTAGGAGCTTGATTGGAAGAAGAGAGATAGCTAACTTAGTGGGTGTAGTGATAATTAGTGGGGTTTATGGtcattttgttttggttttaatttgttgatgcTTGTAGTTTgagttaattttgatttaggATGACGACGAAGTGAGCGGGCAGTTGATGATGATTGGTGTTGTAACATTAGTGTAAATTTTAATGGCGAGGTTGGAAATGACATGGGATTCTCCCTTTTtagggaaaaacaaaaattctttGCAATTCAATGTTTATTAGATTATCAACTTTTCTTCCTTTAAATCTTTTATGGGTAGAAGGAAGCtattttcatctttatatGGTTGGATAGTAttgtttttacatttatatgtaCCTTTGTGCTTTTGCTTTTCTACTTTGGTTggtttattatttcattacaGGAAAGTGCATTCGGACATggaatttttctatttgtttctttctttcggTTGCGCGTGCTCTTATCTTTTTCTATGAATTTGATGTTTACCGAATTTCAATAATACTTAAGATTATGATAGGGGTTAGgatttttatacttaatttagtaaagtatttgatgaaatataataaggAATTCAAGTACAAAGCTTGAGATGGGatgagataaattttataactcAG encodes:
- the LOC105159884 gene encoding HMG-Y-related protein B-like — its product is MASEEVQGNNIHNQAQPPAPAPSVPPGTLPQYPEMILAAIEALNEDNGSNKSSISKHIEATYGNLPPAHSTLLTHHLNKMKSAGQLLFVKNNYLKPDPNAPPRRGRGRPPKPKTPLPPGAVPPPPRPRGRPPKSRDPTAPSLPPKPKATTTTATVSGKKRGRPPKGATAGAGAGAAPPPTTASGGAPRGRGRPPKVKPAVAAPVGA